Below is a window of Bacteroidales bacterium DNA.
CAATTGATCTACAAAATAACTTCTGTTAAGCCTTTTTGTGATGATTATAAATTTCGCGATCAAATTCGTGCTGCAGGTGGTTCAATTATGGATAATATCGCTGAAGGATTTGGGAGGGGAGGTAATCGTGAATTTGTGAATTTTCTCAGCATTGCCAAAGGGTCGAACGATGAAGTTCGCTCCCAGTCATACCGGGCTTTAGATTTTCACTACATAACCACTGAAGTTTTAGCAGAATTACTTGAAAGAACCGACAAAATATCCAGAAAAATCAGCAATTTCATTGGATATCTAAATTCAACCACTTTCAAAGGGTATAAATTTAAAAACTAGCTACCTTCTTCAACCCCGAACGCCAAACGCCAAACATCAAACGCCAAACATCAAACGCCAAACGTCAAACGCCAAACGTCAAACATCAAACCCCGAACGCCTCCCGATGGCTATCGGGACGCCGAACCCCGAACCCCGAACGCCAAAACCCCTAACGCCAAACATGCTTCCCCCTGCTGAAATAAAACGATACCTTTCCAAAGCATTCTGGGATGTGGATATTGACCCCGGCAAGCTTTATCACTTGCTAACTGGGCAGGTAAACCAGGTGGATCATATTACAAAAGAAAGGCTCTTCAGGCGTCTCATGGAAACCTACTCATGGTATCAGATTCTGGAGATCGTTCCCGCTGATCAGCTCAACAGCTTACTTGATGATCAGCTTATTGGAACGCTAAGAACCAAAACACTGCAAAAACGCTATGCAGCCCTCGCCGAAATATTACGAAAGAATCCTATACCCCTTGCAGGATAAAGTGCTGAAAGCACTCAACGAGCTGGATACCGGCTTTTACCTGACCGGAGGAACAGCCCTTAGCCGGGCCTATCTAAGTCATCGTTACTCCGATGATCTTGATTTCTTTCTCAACCAGGCTGAGGATTTTCATTTACAGGTTCAAAAATCAGTAGATACCTTAAGAGCTAATTTTCACGATAAAGTTGAGGTAACCTTAACCGCAGATACCTTTGTGCGGATCTTTATTAATGAACCCGACGCATCGCTGAAGTTGGAATTTGTGAATGATGTTTCATTCAGGCACGGAGAACCCATTGAAACAGTTCTTTATAAACGAACCGATAATCCCAGGAACATCCTAAGCAATAAAATAGGCGCTTTATCACGTCGTGAAGCAAAGGATCTGGTTGATATCATTGAAATCGCCAGAAAATATCCATTCAACTGGAAAGAAGTAATCGCTGAAGCAAAGATGAAGGATATGTGGGTTGATGAATCTGAAGTCATACTGATCATCAACGAATTCCCAATAAGCAGACTTGAGGAAATTAAGTGGATTCAGGCATACAACCCTGAACAATTTAAACAGGATATTACCATCGTGCTCAACGATCTTTTTACAGGAAGAGATAACAGTCTGTCGGCATCTAAGTAGGCAGGAGCCATTCTAAATTAAGTACCCTCACTTTACCCGAAACCAAAATAAGTTGACAGCGGCAGTTGGCAGCGGCAGTCCACAACTAAAGTAGATTATACTCGAACGCAAAACGCCGAACGTCAAACCCTGAACGCCGAACCTTGAACCCATCACTTCGACAAACTCAATGACCGAACCCGAAACTTGAGTCCACTCCGAAAAGTTTATCTGCCCCTAAATCCCCTAAAGGGGACTTCCACAAAGTGCTGATTTTTAGCGTTTCCCCTTTAGGGGTCAGGGGTCAAAAACGATAAAAATCAGCAATTTGTGACTTTT
It encodes the following:
- a CDS encoding nucleotidyl transferase AbiEii/AbiGii toxin family protein; its protein translation is MQPSPKYYERILYPLQDKVLKALNELDTGFYLTGGTALSRAYLSHRYSDDLDFFLNQAEDFHLQVQKSVDTLRANFHDKVEVTLTADTFVRIFINEPDASLKLEFVNDVSFRHGEPIETVLYKRTDNPRNILSNKIGALSRREAKDLVDIIEIARKYPFNWKEVIAEAKMKDMWVDESEVILIINEFPISRLEEIKWIQAYNPEQFKQDITIVLNDLFTGRDNSLSASK
- a CDS encoding four helix bundle protein, producing the protein MKVERFEDLEIWQDSRELCQLIYKITSVKPFCDDYKFRDQIRAAGGSIMDNIAEGFGRGGNREFVNFLSIAKGSNDEVRSQSYRALDFHYITTEVLAELLERTDKISRKISNFIGYLNSTTFKGYKFKN